Proteins from a genomic interval of Ictalurus furcatus strain D&B chromosome 2, Billie_1.0, whole genome shotgun sequence:
- the LOC128604147 gene encoding inositol 1,4,5-trisphosphate receptor-interacting protein-like 2 — MSVYTLNLRVFWLLVTCLLGVLLLLHQFLPRGTDERSDGCSDQGTGSIPLIKYVFAFALCYFFIRYCSSPPGTTKRSFHAVAGKPTGPKRELLEEHFERHVRLSPHVLGHSKAHVAKLVSELVRVGRADVLPESSLAFRGDFVQIGSSYEEHKVGSPDCFDILVPLRLPRGLKLEPCSHGNSLGGAPLVTLETPRKEEWPRRHKAFTDAYLRSNGSPGMYRLSPDSVMRWFYCASQRCLSTVRYPFDQRCLLSLSLSEGQRVQLHLTPRSDYVCCHISMGVRLIPALPLGDSAFLVASPGAQRSEDLWTVYFPKQEQKLLGWLKTKLPASSCHLKCLQLLKEVRDLGGQTLDQQAGAEWKGVLSSYVLKTAWLRLLLSTPFEAWEDRHLMDRMEDLLRFLRDGLQTRSLRHLLLGGDKGLLPESVALPKIVKETVPSNMWAEFSAESLDLVSARLSYSWTHLPRLIRLGRPQRTTLGRGVRCKHVDAE; from the coding sequence ATGAGTGTGTACACGCTAAACCTCAGGGTTTTCTGGCTTCTGGTCACTTGCCTCCTCGGCGTCCTGCTGCTGCTTCATCAATTCCTCCCACGAGGAACCGACGAGCGGTCCGATGGCTGCTCCGATCAGGGAACCGGATCCATCCCGCTCATCAAGTACGTCTTCGCCTTTGCACTGTGTTATTTCTTCATCAGGTACTGCTCGTCTCCGCCTGGGACTACTAAACGAAGCTTTCACGCGGTTGCTGGAAAACCCACGGGTCCTAAAAGGGAGTTGCTGGAGGAACACTTCGAGAGACATGTACGCCTTTCTCCGCACGTTCTCGGCCACAGCAAGGCTCACGTGGCGAAGCTGGTGAGCGAGCTGGTGCGAGTCGGGCGGGCCGATGTTCTCCCCGAGTCCTCTCTGGCTTTTCGCGGGGACTTTGTTCAGATCGGGAGCTCGTACGAGGAGCACAAAGTGGGCTCGCCGGATTGTTTTGACATCCTGGTCCCGCTCAGGCTTCCCCGAGGGCTCAAATTGGAGCCGTGCAGCCACGGTAACAGCCTCGGTGGTGCACCACTGGTCACTCTGGAGACGCCGCGTAAGGAGGAATGGCCACGGCGCCACAAAGCCTTCACAGATGCCTACTTGCGGTCAAACGGTTCACCGGGAATGTACAGGCTGAGTCCGGACTCGGTGATGCGCTGGTTTTACTGCGCGTCCCAGCGCTGCCTGTCTACCGTACGGTACCCATTCGATCAGCGCTGCTTActcagtctttctctcagtgAGGGACAGCGCGTACAGCTTCACCTCACACCGCGATCCGACTACGTCTGCTGTCACATCTCCATGGGCGTTCGGCTCATCCCGGCACTTCCTCTGGGTGACTCCGCCTTCTTGGTCGCGTCCCCCGGAGCTCAGCGTTCGGAGGACCTTTGGACGGTTTACTTCCCGAAGCAGGAGCAGAAGCTCCTTGGATGGTTGAAAACCAAACTCCCCGCCAGCTCCTGCCATCTAAAGTGCCTTCAGCTGCTCAAGGAAGTGCGGGACCTCGGCGGGCAAACGTTAGACCAACAAGCAGGAGCTGAGTGGAAAGGAGTTCTGTCGTCCTATGTTCTGAAAACCGCGTGGCTACGTCTCCTTCTCAGCACGCCGTTCGAGGCCTGGGAAGACCGCCACCTGATGGACAGGATGGAAGACCTGCTGCGTTTTCTAAGAGACGGGCTACAAACCAGGAGTCTCCGTCATCTCCTTCTCGGCGGTGACAAAGGTCTTCTACCCGAATCCGTCGCTTTGCCGAAGATCGTTAAGGAAACCGTGCCGTCTAACATGTGGGCCGAATTCAGCGCCGAATCTCTGGACCTGGTCAGTGCCCGGCTGTCCTACTCCTGGACTCATCTGCCTCGTTTAATCCGTCTCGGCCGTCCGCAAAGGACAACTCTGGGGCGAGGGGTTCGCTGTAAGCACGTTGACGCTGAATAG